The following coding sequences lie in one Populus trichocarpa isolate Nisqually-1 chromosome 14, P.trichocarpa_v4.1, whole genome shotgun sequence genomic window:
- the LOC7464911 gene encoding cell division protein FtsY homolog, chloroplastic, translating into MATLAHLSLLSKPPPQLNNLFSTIPRTRLNPQSKPTRFKCLASQTGFFTKLGRLIKEKAKSDVEKIFSGFSKTRDNLAVIDELLLYWNLSETDRVLDELEEALLVSDFGPRITIQIVEKLREDILAGKLKSGSEIKDALKKSVLDLLQKKGNKTELQLGFRKPAVVMIVGVNGGGKTTSLGKLAYRLKNEGAKILMAAGDTFRAAASDQLEIWAERTGCEIVVADREKAKASSVLSQAVKKGKEQEFDVVLCDTSGRLHTNYSLMEELIACKKAVGKIVRGAPNEILLVLDGTTGLNMLPQAREFNEVVGITGFILTKLDGSARGGCVVSVVDELGIPVKFVGVGEGVEDLQPFDAEAFVNAIFS; encoded by the exons ATGGCAACTCTAGctcatctctctctcctctcaaaaCCACCACCACAACTCAATAACCTCTTCTCCACCATCCCTAGAACCCGGCTCAACCCACAATCCAAACCCACCCGGTTCAAATGCTTAGCCAGCCAAACCGGGTTCTTTACTAAACTAGGTCGTTTAATAAAAGAGAAAGCCAAAAGTGATGTTGAAAAAATCTTCTCAGGTTTCTCCAAAACCAGAGACAACCTTGCTGTCATTGATGAGCTCTTACTGTACTGGAACCTCTCTGAAACCGACCGTGTCCTCGACGAACTCGAAGAG GCTTTGTTGGTGTCTGATTTTGGGCCAAGAATTACCATTCAGATTGTGGAGAAATTGAGGGAGGATATATTAGCAGGGAAGCTTAAATCAGGGAGTGAAATAAAg GATGCACTGAAGAAGAGTGTGCTGGATTTGTTACAGAAGAAAGGGAATAAAACTGAGCTTCAACTTGGATTCAg GAAACCGGCTGTTGTTATGATAGTTGGTGTTAATGGTGGTGGGAAGACGACATCTCTTG GAAAGCTAGCATATAGATTGAAGAATGAAGGGGCAAAG ATACTGATGGCAGCAGGGGATACATTTAGGGCAGCTGCCAGTGATCAGTTGGAGATATGGGCTGAAAGAACTGGGTGTGAGATTGTTGTGGCTGACAGAGAAAAGGCCAAAGCATCATCAG TTCTTTCTCAGGCTgtaaagaaagggaaagaacaAGAATTTGATGTTGTTTTGTGTGACACATCTGGAC GTCTCCACACTAATTACAGCCTCATGGAAGAGTTGATCGCATGTAAGAAAGCTGTAGGCAAAATAGTTCGTGGTGCACCTAAT GAGATCTTACTAGTGTTGGATGGGACTACTGGTTTGAATATGCTTCCACAAGCAAGAGAGTTCAATGAA GTTGTTGGAATAACTGGTTTCATTTTGACAAAACTCGATGGTTCTGCTAGAGGTGGCTGTGTG GTCAGTGTTGTTGATGAGCTTGGCATCCCTGTAAAGTTTGTGGGTGTTGGAGAAGGTGTAGAAGACCTCCAACCCTTTGATGCCGAGGCTTTTGTTAATGCCATATTTTCATGA
- the LOC7464912 gene encoding uncharacterized protein LOC7464912, producing the protein MTETSSSSTTISKDLPSEHVLAVTRFFESVGIHASLPQNSTSKDFYSDLFRDLFKAGHVQRGHVSCIVPVLPVVGNYYNGLHGGAVGAIAERASIACARTVVADDKKLFLGELSICYLSAAKLNEVLLVEGSVLKSGRNLTVVASEFRIKETKKLVFTSRATFYHMPAAKL; encoded by the exons ATGACagaaacttcttcttcttcaacgaCCATCTCCAAAGACTTACCTTCAGAGCATGTCTTAGCAGTCACAAGGTTTTTTGAAAGCGTAGGAATCCATGCCTCTCTCCCTCAAAACTCCACTTCTAAAGACTTTTATTCCGATCTCTTTCGCGATCTCTTTAAAGCCGGCCATGTCCAACGTGGCCATGTCTCCTGTATCGTCCCTGTCTTGCCCGTTGTTGGC AATTACTATAATGGGCTACATGGAGGCGCTGTTGGGGCTATAGCAGAGAGAGCGTCCATCGCTTGTGCTAGAACTGTTGTGGCTgatgataaaaaactttttcttGGTGAATTAAGCATCTGTTACCTCTCTGCAGCAAAACTAAAT GAGGTGTTGCTGGTTGAAGGGTCCGTACTGAAGAGTGGAAGGAATTTGACTGTAGTTGCATCTGAATTCAGAATCAAGGAAACCAAGAAGTTGGTCTTTACTTCTCGTGCTACATTCTATCACATGCCTGCTGCCAAGTTATGA
- the LOC7464913 gene encoding AP-1 complex subunit sigma-1, which yields MIQFVLLFSRQGKVRLTKWYSPYTQKERSKVIRELSGVILSRGPKLCNFVEWRGLKVVYKRYASLYFCMCIDQEDNELEVLEIIHHYVEILDRYFGSVCELDLIFNFHKAYYVLDELLIAGELQESSKKTVARQIAAQDSLVEAAKEQASSISNIISQATK from the exons ATG ATTCAATTTGTACTTCTCTTTAGTCGACAAGGAAAAGTGAGATTGACAAAATGGTATTCACCTTATACACAGAAGGAAAGAAGTAAG GTCATCCGTGAGCTCAGTGGAGTGATTTTGTCTCGAGGACCCAAGCTCTGTAATTTTGTTGAATGGAGAGGACTCAAAGTTGTTTATAAAAG GTATGCTAGCCTTTACTTCTGCATGTGCATTGATCAGGAGGACAACGAATTAGAGGTCCTCGAAATAATTCACCATTATGTTGAGATTCTGGACCGATACTTTGGCAGT gtcTGTGAGTTGGACTTGATCTTCAACTTCCATAAG GCCTACTATGTATTGGACGAGCTTTTGATCGCTGGTGAACTTCAAGAGTCCAGCAAGAAAACAGTTGCTAGGCAAATAGCTGCTCAG GATTCATTGGTGGAGGCTGCAAAAGAGCAGGCCAGTTCGATAAGCAATATTATTTCCCAGGCTACGAAGTAG
- the LOC7496941 gene encoding cyclin-dependent kinase D-2, whose product MSENDGEKKVADRYLKREILGEGTYGVVYKAIDTKTGKTVAIKKIRLGRQKEGVNFTALREIKLLKELKDPNIIELIHAFPHKGNLHLVFEFMETDLEAVIRDPNIFLSPGDIKSYFQMTLKGLAVCHKKWVLHRDMKPNNLLIGSNGQLKLADFGLARIFGSPGRKFTHQVFARWYRAPELLFGAKQYGASVDVWAAGCIFAELLNRRPFLQGDSDIDQLGKIFQKLGTPTPLQWPDLEWLPDFVEYSSQIIQPWRKLCPTASDDALDLLSKMFTYDPRARISVQQALEHRYFTSIPLPTDPAKLPRPAPKRESHNPRTSDVHDGPVVLSPKRKARRVMSDREGFAGNSFQVDKVDECGGEIRQAAGDNTGRNEPVLMSVDFSVFGSKPMSRPTINSADRSHLKRKLDLEFQHPE is encoded by the exons ATGTCAGAGAATGATGGGGAGAAGAAAGTAGCGGATAGATATCTAAAGCGAGAGATTCTTGGTGAAGGTACATATGGTGTTGTCTACAAAGCCATTGATACTAAG ACTGGGAAGACTGTTGCAATCAAGAAAATTCGGCTCGGAAGACAAAAGGAAGGAGTGAATTTTACAGCACTTAGAGAGATTAAACTTCTTAAAGAGCTTAAAGACCCGAATATAATCGAGTTGATCCATGCCTTCCCTCACAAAGGGAACTTGCATCTTGTGTTTGAGTTCATGGAGACTGATCTTGAAGCGGTGATTCGCGATCCCAATATATTTCTTTCGCCAGGGGATATAAAATCATACTTTCAGATGACGTTGAAAGGACTAGCTGTTTGCCATAAGAAATGGGTTTTGCATAG GGATATGAAGCCAAATAACTTGTTGATAGGATCTAATGGGCAGCTCAAGCTTGCAGATTTTGGTTTAGCACGTATTTTTGGAAGTCCTGGTCGCAAGTTCACACACCAA GTCTTTGCTCGATGGTATAGAGCACCTGAACTTTTGTTTGGTGCCAAACAATATGGTGCTAGTGTTGATGTATGGGCTGCAGGTTGTATATTTGCAGAGCTACTGAATCGCAGACCATTCCTACAG GGGGATAGCGATATCGATCAACTAGGAAAGATCTTTCAGAAGTTGGGGACTCCAACTCCTTTGCAGTGGCCTGATTTGGAATGGCTTCCTGATTTTGTAGAATATTCATCTCAGATTATACAACCTTGGCGAAAACTGTGTCCAACGGCTAGTGACGATGCTTTAGATCTGTTATCTAAGATGTTTACATATGATCCAAGAGCTAGAATTTCAGTGCAACAGGCATTGGAACACAG GTATTTCACCTCCATACCTCTGCCCACAGATCCAGCTAAGCTCCCTAGACCAGCTCCCAAGAGAGAATCACACAATCCTAGGACTTCAGATGTACATGATGGTCCTGTTGTCTTGTCACCAAAAAGGAAGGCAAGAAGAGTGATGTCAGATCGTGAAGGGTTTGCTGGAAATTCATTCCAAGTTGATAAGGTTGATGAATGTGGCGGTGAGATTAGACAGGCAGCTGGGGATAACACGGGCAGGAATGAACCGGTGCTGATGTCAGTAGATTTTTCTGTCTTTGGATCAAAACCAATGAGCAGACCTACGATTAACAG TGCTGACAGATCTCATCTAAAGAGGAAACTGGATCTTGAGTTCCAGCATCCTGAATAA
- the LOC7464914 gene encoding transcription factor MYB3R-2 translates to MVEEVKEINSNSKTKGLVYWTGLVPHGGIRNAIQNQQGRMTGPTRRSKKWTGEEDKILADAVKRYNSKNWKKIAECVPDRTDVQCLHRWQKVLDPKLVKGPWKKEEDDLIRELVEKHGNKKWSQVAKHLTGRIGKQCRERWHNHLNPDINRTPWTKEEEAILIKAHGAYGNKWAEIAKLLHGRTENSIKNHWNCSVRKRIESYPARGLDFYSYKTKADGKKLEVGKQRNDRGVNLCSNVEPCSLDLVLGNVGRREGQLKTSDNEICKEWNDSAKSTGRTIGTKATDTCVLSSQDCRESASSAYTSESTDHSSVNQPGKICDISFGSLMRSPYSQERTHETTNTINSLPSEALSPSLDLSLSTPFSAHGYDETMDEHEKNRGAGGPNTTDKLHRGLCYESLQPKDLNVFLETGSFPGSDCYIRTVGGPGSFSTPISRNRVSPSCSSPESRLRSKARSFKSTPSIIRKRSSITLRQAGSSDKDDNGLRSLGSCSSDKDDDDDDVDLLNKKQLFLSPPKSKKLETPEEMKSVEKRLEYAFNIEG, encoded by the exons ATGGTTGAAGAAGTTAAGGAGATCAATTCTAATTCAAAGACAAAGGGTTTAGTTTACTGGACTGGTTTGGTGCCCCATGGTGGCATTCGCAATGCGATTCAAAATCAACAAGG GAGGATGACTGGTCCTACAAGACGATCAAAAAAATGGACAGGGGAGGAG GATAAAATATTAGCTGATGCAGTCAAAAGGTACAATAGCAAAAATTGGAAGAAGATCG CTGAATGTGTTCCTGATAGAACAGATGTTCAGTGCCTGCATCGATGGCAGAAGGTTCTTGACCCTAAACTTGTTAAAGGACCCTGGAAAAAagag GAAGATGATCTCATTCGAGAGCTTGTTGAAAAACATGGAAACAAGAAATGGTCTCAAGTAGCAAAACACTTGACAGGCCGCATAGGCAAGCAATGCCGAGAAAG gtGGCACAACCATTTAAATCCAGATATTAATAGAACTCCATGGACCAAAGAGGAGGAAGCAATTCTCATCAAAGCCCACGGAGCATATGGTAACAAGTGGGCTGAGATCGCAAAGCTTCTGCATGGAAG GActgaaaattcaataaaaaatcattggaACTGCTCAGTGAGGAAGAGAATAGAATCATATCCAGCTCGTGGTTTGGACTTTTATAGTTACAAGACAAAAGCAGATGGCAAGAAGCTAGAGGTGGGCAAGCAAAGAAATGATCGGGGTGTGAACTTGTGCTCAAACGTGGAACCTTGTTCACTGGATTTGGTTCTTGGAAATGTTGGTAGAAGGGAGGGCCAATTGAAGACGTCAGATAATGAAATTTGTAAAGAGTGGAACGATTCAGCAAAGTCCACAGGTAGAACTATAGGTACTAAAGCTACTGATACATGTGTTCTGTCCAGCCAAGATTGCAGAGAAAGTGCCAGTAGTGCATACACATCTGAGTCAACAGACCATTCCTCTGTTAACCAGCCTGGGAAAATCTGTGATATTTCTTTCGGTAGTCTCATGAGGTCTCCATATTCACAGGAAAGGACTCATGAGACTACAAATACTATCAATTCATTGCCTTCTGAAGCACTTTCTCCGTCTTTGGATCTCTCTCTGAGTACTCCATTCAGTGCACATGGTTATGATGAAACAATGG ATGAACATGAGAAAAATAGAGGGGCAGGAGGGCCTAACACTACGGATAAATTACATCGTGGCTTGTGCTACGAGTCACTCCAGCCAAAGGATTTGAATGTCTTCCTGGAAACCGGTAGTTTTCCCGGTTCAGATTGCTACATCCGCACAGTAGGAGGTCCAGGTTCCTTCTCCACTCCAATAAGCCGCAATAGAGTGTCTCCTAGTTGTAGCAGTCCAGAATCCAGACTGAGAAGCAAAGCAAGGAGTTTCAAAAGCACGCCATCGATTATAAGGAAGAGAAGTTCTATTACTTTGAGACAAGCTGGCTCATCTGACAAAGATGATAATGGCCTCCGGTCGCTAGGTTCTTGCTCATCTGacaaagatgatgatgatgatgatgtggaTCTATTAAACAAGAAGCAGCTTTTCCTTTCTCCTCCGAAATCCAAGAAGCTTGAAACTCCAGAAGAAATGAAGTCTGTAGAAAAACGCCTGGAATACGCTTTTAACATAGAAGGTTAA
- the LOC7464915 gene encoding digalactosyldiacylglycerol synthase 2, chloroplastic, whose amino-acid sequence MDNKKQHIAIFTTASLPWMTGTAVNPLFRAAFLAKDGSRKVTLVIPWLSLQHQKLVYPNNITFTSPSEQQVYVHQWLQERISFSPAFSIQFYPAKFAVDKRSILSVGDISEVIPDEDADVAVLEEPEHLTWFHHGKRWKTKFRLVIGIIHTNYLEYIKREKHGRVKAVVVKYINSWVVEIYCHKVIRLSAATQDYPNSIICNVHGVNPKFLEIGKKKIELQQSGNGNQAFTKGAYYIGKMVWSKGYKELIKLLQDNQKELIGLEVDLYGSGEDSDQVQAAAKKLDLVVRVYPGRDHADPVFHDYKVFLNPSTTDVVCTTTAEALAMGKIVVCANHPSNEFFKQFVNCWTYDNSKGFVEATSRALTEEPAELTGAQRHELSWEAATERFLRVADLDQVFARKPAKSLLKNFASTSLNTRMEDVSAYLHYVALGSETSRRAFGAIPGSLQPDEELCQELGLAIPAATQGSKDPVDTL is encoded by the exons ATGGATAACAAGAAGCAGCATATTGCAATTTTTACAACGGCCAGTCTTCCATGGATGACTGGAACTGCCGTAAACCCTCTGTTTCGTGCTGCGTTTCTTGCGAAAGATGGGAGTAGAAAGGTCACTTTGGTGATTCCGTGGTTGTCATTGCAGCATCAGAAATTAGTTTACCCCAATAATATCACCTTCACTTCACCTTCTGAGCAACAAGTGTATGTCCATCAATGGCTTCAGGAGAGGATTTCATTTTCACCTGCTTTTAGCATACAATTCTACCCCGCCAAG TTTGCTGTAGATAAAAGAAGCATTCTTTCCGTAGGAGATATCTCGGAAGTCATACCGGATGAAGATGCTGATGTTGCGGTCCTTGAGGAGCCTGAGCATCTCACGTGGTTTCATCATGGGAAGAGATGGAAAACTAAATTCCGCCTTGTCATAGGAATTATACACACCAATTATCTGGAATATATCAAGAGAGAGAAGCATGGACGGGTTAAAGCAGTGGttgttaaatatattaatagttGGGTTGTTGAAATCTACTGCCACAAG GTAATTAGATTGTCTGCCGCTACCCAGGATTATCCTAATTCCATAATCTGCAATGTTCATGGAGTGAATCCTAAGTTCCTTGAGATTGGCAAGAAAAAGATAGAGCTACAACAAAGTGGGAATGGGAATCAGGCCTTCACTAAAGGTGCCTACTACATTGGAAAAATGGTGTGGAGCAAAGGCTACAAGGAGCTTATTAAACTTCTTCAAGACAATCAAAAAGAGCTAATTGGGCTTGAGGTAGATTTATATGGCAGTGGAGAAGACTCCGACCAAGTCCAGGCAGCTGCTAAAAAATTGGATCTGGTAGTCAGAGTATATCCTGGGCGTGATCATGCAGATCCTGTATTCCACGA TTATAAAGTGTTCCTGAATCCAAGCACCACAGACGTTGTTTGCACGACGACGGCAGAAGCATTGGCAATGGGCAAAATTGTTGTGTGTGCTAATCACCCATCGAATGAATTCTTCAAGCAGTTTGTAAACTGCTGGACTTATGATAACAGCAAAGGATTTGTCGAGGCCACAAGCAGGGCTTTAACTGAAGAACCTGCTGAGCTGACTGGTGCACAGAGACACGAGCTGTCATGGGAGGCTGCAACAGAACGGTTTCTGAGGGTTGCTGATCTGGACCAGGTATTTGCAAGGAAACCAGCAAAAAGTCTTTTAAAGAACTTTGCTTCCACATCTTTAAATACACGAATGGAGGATGTATCAGCATATCTGCACTATGTGGCTCTTGGTTCTGAAACATCAAGAAGAGCTTTCGGTGCAATTCCAGGGAGTCTGCAACCAGACGAAGAGCTATGTCAGGAGCTTGGGCTGGCTATTCCCGCAGCCACCCAAGGATCAAAAGATCCTGTTGACACATTATGA
- the LOC7464916 gene encoding uncharacterized protein LOC7464916 yields the protein MGHADGLSEPGSSSNHLIAYPESVLDVEDEEEQILYVASFEELAGNHVKYDTIIWVSISLLLVLAWGIGIILLLCLPIRRCLLQKDISSRKLYVTANEIVYKFSRPSILFWRVTTIEKRTPLSSVIDIIIEQGCLQSVYGLHTVRVESIAHGKAAPVDELQVQGVADPGVLRKVIITEASKNAQDFGKGCKPTLTGEEERLSRGGSLSEGPVIFKSPSKSWKITGSPRYTSLEHRGLIQGEVLLNKLEEVSKSVKKIESHIKKSQASPESR from the exons ATGGGACATGCTGATGGTCTATCAGAACCCGGGTCATCAAGCAATCACCTAATTGCCTATCCTGAATCGGTGTTGGATGTTGAGGACGAAGAAGAACAGATACTGTATGTAGCTTCCTTTGAAGAACTTGCGGGAAATCATGTTAAATATGACACCATTATATGGGTTTCTATATCTTTGTTGCTGGTTTTAGCTTGGGGGATTGGCATTATTCTGTTGCTATGTTTGCCCATAAGACGATGCCTGCTTCAAAAGGATATTTCCTCGCGCAAACTATATGTTACAGCTAATGAAATAGTTTACAAG tTTTCAAGACCTTCGATTCTCTTTTGGCGTGTTACAACAATTGAGAAGCGCACTCCACTTTCCTCGGTGATTGATATCATCATTGAGCAAG GTTGCTTGCAGTCTGTTTATGGACTCCATACAGTTAGAGTTGAAAGCATTGCTCATGGAAAAGCTGCACCTGTCGATGAATTACAGGTTCAAGGTGTTGCTGATCCTGGAGTTTTGAGGAAG GTGATAATAACTGAAGCTTCAAAGAATGCACAGGATTTTGGGAAAGGTTGCAAACCTACTCTCACTGGTGAAGAGGAGAGGCTGTCTAGAGGGGGATCATTGAGTGAGGGACCAGTTATCTTTAAATCACCATCCAAAAGCTGGAAG ATTACAGGCTCACCGCGCTACACTTCTCTGGAGCATAGAGGTTTAATACAAGGGGAAGTGCTGCTAAATAAACTCGAAGAAGTCAGTAAATCAGTAAAG AAAATTGAGTCGCATATTAAGAAGTCCCAGGCTTCCCCAGAAAGCCGTTGA